TTGTTAGTAATAACCAAGTAATTCCCCTGAAACACAGTGTGCTGTCTAAATAAACATTACTTTATCCACTGTGGTTTAGCAGTCATAGAAATTTggcatgcgttctttaaaaaaaattgataaaACACAATttggaaaaatacaaaaatgactgcagtttCTTCATTTTAGATGCAGAGAAATTATAAGTCCTCACTGACATATACTCAGAGTAGACATTTCTCTTGTTGTGTCAGTtgaccaattttttttttaatgatatctTTCATTTCTAATATTGAAAACGGGTGTCTTTCTTCCTTGAATCTAAAGATGACTGATGCAGAGCAATCATTACTGCGCACTGCCATTTCTGAGGTGTTACCTGACCTTCCAGAGGTGACAAAAGATATCCTAGAGGAGACCTTACAATCCCTTGGGGTGGAGACATATTGTGACTTTCAGTTTATCACGGAAGCTGATTTGCTGTCAGCGCTGAGGCCAGTTCAAGCCCGTAAAGTTGTTGCTGCTTGGAAGCTGAGATATTCAGGTATGGCAGTAGAGAATGCAGCCACTGCTCAAAGTGGCCTGCATTGAAAAATCAATTATAAGCAGTAAAAGACTTAGAAACGTTCATATTGTGTTCTtgatatgtttgtgtatgtttttgcagGCCAGACTCCTGAAACCAGCAACTCACCTGTTGGTGCCTCACTGAGCACACACGGATTCTTCCAGTGTGTTTCACCTAGAAGTTCATCCTCAGCCTCTTCCAACAGCTGCCCAAGCCCTGATATAGACTGGGTGGATACTTTCATGATTCCATGGGAGAAGTTCCCAGAGGACCTAATGCAGTCATTAGAGAGAGGAAAACGACCAAGTCCACGAATGAGAAGAGAAATGGTCCGGATTGTAGTTTGTGAGATGATGCGAAAAAGTTCTTGTGTAAGTAAAAGGAATACTACTCAAGTTGCCAAAAAGATGGTGGCAAAATATCCAAATTCTCTGCAAGACATAATAGAGGGAGATGTGATTGGCTCAGGGTATCACTCTCTAGTCAAACAATTACAAAATAGGATAGAAAATGTGAAGAGATCAACAACCCCAAAAATGAGAAAACGAAAGAAATGCACTgaggactcagacacagatgaaGTGCCTCCAGAACGCAGAGCAGCAATCCAGGACACATATGGGTGCATAAACTGGGATTTAAAATTCCTGCCCCTTGGAGAGACACCTGAGAGccaggaagaaaagaaagaaaaactgaagATGATGTC
This genomic interval from Hoplias malabaricus isolate fHopMal1 chromosome 15, fHopMal1.hap1, whole genome shotgun sequence contains the following:
- the LOC136668060 gene encoding uncharacterized protein encodes the protein MTDAEQSLLRTAISEVLPDLPEVTKDILEETLQSLGVETYCDFQFITEADLLSALRPVQARKVVAAWKLRYSGQTPETSNSPVGASLSTHGFFQCVSPRSSSSASSNSCPSPDIDWVDTFMIPWEKFPEDLMQSLERGKRPSPRMRREMVRIVVCEMMRKSSCVSKRNTTQVAKKMVAKYPNSLQDIIEGDVIGSGYHSLVKQLQNRIENVKRSTTPKMRKRKKCTEDSDTDEVPPERRAAIQDTYGCINWDLKFLPLGETPESQEEKKEKLKMMSQQTEVNPEEVKLIMKVTFYTQRKQINQGKDIKYLLEEWPFLFSELGMVVHFKELTGIGLKETFTRNVDMKGKRLLNYMKTVCVNKNKKFLQAVLKHKTTVGEVSGCSEDIKEMVLLLLSYFDEKEDVMFCYVEDTCLAGEVQMDQVPLTPTIVVCGQSCYSTRRFMLSVDRSIVQDKVTSFVSALCMMFGSYYCFNIHYPSDLASTLEFLQRCFFSINPEKGTKVEKTNTSRLHVNPRVLTLIQELSDHEWLDV